In Saccharicrinis fermentans DSM 9555 = JCM 21142, a genomic segment contains:
- a CDS encoding sensor histidine kinase → MQRLKKYSNYNWQYIFFVVSLLLVALFSWAYHSYNHHSFNAIRFQNSLHQKSKEAEVFAERFTEKLRPGQEWIAVDSTENMKPQGVEILVYKNDSLKAWTNQVLPYQEESISLLSRRVVKLTNTWYIIKRIPFSEWDIFTLVSIKTEYPFNNAFLKDEYAISLPLVLCHQVVVNKKAKGVKVKDIDGNYLFTAQECETSDPTYANWAVIFMFITLLMYVQIVILNIKKQDCCVRNNMVFLISLLSSGAFYYLHIKYFWPGIVYKTTLFSPLYFGASDIFPNMGSMLVLALLIFCESFIFYKYVNPPQLLEKLPSSRLKKYILVAISMLFCFLFWHIQNNIVTQLVSHSASAPILFRITDIGSLDAARLFVISLLWLSVVLVMEKTIKVFLPQLSKKHLSWIIVTSMLLAASLRFEVLYLLSVLVFMVIYFMLVWVTRRKSYHAYNTFIWFVFVFAFYAVYTFYYHNIHKERQERKLLVENLSFKLLQEEDPLTELLLKEAEDLIQHDSIIVSELCKPTINVEKLKKYIEKTYLLRYLKRYDLQVIPCWPGGDLKLINDDNTYNCYAYFDRLLREKGTQVMGSQHFYFLKNNAGVITYFGIFRVNKGNPQTETSMYIELVSKPFYEGPGYPELLLSERESKLREPLVNYSYGKYIDGLLAKQSGDFAYPIHLERITNSQKDFEVYYYEDYSHMTFHPAENVCVVLSMPKVGLSMILVAFSIFFISFFIFGALLIIATRARRERFIYIFSVQERIQIAFIGLMLALLVVVAGGSVWQTIRRFEIKNNQMLSEKTKSVLMELEHKIGSEKELTPDMEEYLTSLLMKFSTVFYTDINLYNTEGRLMATSRPELFDKGLSGHLMNSRGFIELSKNGELEYIHRESIGKLEYLSAYVPLYNMNNHLLAYLNMPYFVGTSELREEVSALVMAIVNFYLIFLIVVIALTVVVSRRITHPLLVVQSKLSQLKLGGKNEKIEYKGNDEIGQLVKQYNCMVDEMAASAEKLAKSERESAWREMARQIAHEIKNPLTPMKLSIQYLEMARRNNDASFDEKLKRVSSTLIDQIDKLSSIASEFSNFAKMPIAKRKRINVVEVLMQCVTLFDKSKEVNIWVDKNGIEEYYIYADGEQLISVFNNLLQNAIQSIPSKRKGVIHVNLKQDERTIIIQIKDNGKGISEVAQEKLFIPNFTTKSSGMGLGLAIVKNIVKNSQGDIWFETQVDKGSTFYVRFPIYE, encoded by the coding sequence ATGCAAAGGCTAAAAAAATATTCAAATTACAATTGGCAATACATATTTTTTGTTGTTTCATTATTGTTGGTGGCACTATTTTCATGGGCATACCATAGCTATAACCATCATTCTTTTAACGCTATTCGTTTTCAAAATTCCCTGCACCAAAAAAGCAAAGAAGCAGAGGTGTTTGCCGAACGATTTACCGAGAAGTTAAGGCCGGGCCAGGAATGGATAGCAGTTGACTCCACAGAGAACATGAAACCTCAGGGCGTTGAGATATTAGTATACAAAAACGATTCCTTAAAAGCCTGGACAAACCAGGTACTTCCCTACCAAGAAGAGAGTATTTCCTTATTAAGCCGCCGAGTAGTTAAACTAACAAACACCTGGTATATTATCAAACGTATACCCTTTTCAGAATGGGACATATTTACTTTGGTCAGCATTAAAACAGAATACCCCTTTAACAATGCTTTTTTAAAAGACGAATACGCCATCAGTCTACCATTGGTTCTATGTCATCAAGTGGTAGTAAACAAAAAAGCCAAGGGTGTAAAAGTAAAAGATATAGATGGCAACTATCTGTTTACTGCACAAGAGTGTGAAACCTCTGACCCCACCTATGCCAACTGGGCCGTTATATTTATGTTTATCACACTTCTAATGTACGTTCAGATAGTTATACTCAACATAAAAAAACAAGATTGCTGTGTCCGAAATAATATGGTCTTTTTAATTAGTTTGCTAAGCAGTGGGGCATTCTATTACCTACATATCAAATACTTTTGGCCAGGAATCGTTTATAAAACCACTCTATTTTCTCCACTCTATTTTGGCGCATCCGATATTTTTCCCAATATGGGTAGCATGTTGGTGTTAGCCCTACTTATTTTTTGCGAATCTTTTATTTTCTATAAATATGTAAACCCTCCTCAATTACTGGAGAAACTCCCCTCCTCCAGACTAAAAAAATATATATTGGTGGCCATTTCCATGTTATTCTGTTTTCTTTTCTGGCATATTCAAAATAACATTGTCACACAACTAGTTTCTCATTCCGCTTCTGCCCCTATTTTATTCAGGATCACAGACATAGGCAGCTTGGATGCGGCACGATTATTTGTAATTAGCCTACTATGGCTGTCCGTGGTGTTGGTGATGGAAAAAACAATCAAGGTCTTCCTGCCCCAATTAAGTAAGAAACACCTATCCTGGATTATCGTAACTTCCATGCTATTGGCTGCTTCACTGCGGTTTGAAGTATTATATCTTTTGTCGGTCCTTGTATTTATGGTAATATACTTCATGCTGGTTTGGGTTACCCGCCGAAAAAGCTACCATGCCTACAACACTTTTATCTGGTTTGTATTTGTGTTTGCCTTTTATGCCGTTTACACCTTTTACTATCATAACATTCACAAGGAACGACAAGAAAGAAAGTTGCTGGTAGAAAATCTGTCCTTTAAATTATTACAGGAAGAAGACCCCTTAACGGAACTACTACTAAAAGAAGCTGAAGATTTAATACAGCATGATTCAATTATTGTTTCGGAGTTATGCAAACCAACTATCAATGTTGAGAAACTAAAGAAATACATCGAAAAAACCTATTTACTCAGATATCTAAAAAGATATGACTTACAAGTAATACCATGCTGGCCGGGAGGTGATTTAAAATTAATCAACGATGACAATACATACAATTGCTACGCTTATTTTGACAGGCTATTGAGGGAAAAAGGAACGCAAGTGATGGGAAGCCAACATTTTTACTTTTTAAAAAATAACGCCGGAGTAATAACCTATTTTGGAATCTTCCGTGTCAATAAAGGTAACCCACAAACAGAAACAAGCATGTATATAGAGCTGGTTTCCAAGCCTTTCTACGAAGGCCCTGGATATCCCGAACTATTGCTCTCCGAACGAGAATCCAAATTAAGAGAACCTTTGGTTAATTACTCCTACGGAAAATATATAGATGGCCTTCTAGCTAAACAGAGTGGCGATTTTGCCTACCCCATACATTTGGAACGAATAACGAATTCGCAAAAAGATTTTGAAGTCTATTACTACGAGGACTATTCCCACATGACCTTTCATCCGGCTGAGAATGTATGTGTGGTGCTATCCATGCCCAAAGTTGGACTATCCATGATTTTGGTTGCTTTCTCGATCTTTTTTATATCATTTTTCATTTTTGGAGCCCTACTCATTATTGCGACGCGCGCTCGTCGCGAACGTTTTATCTATATTTTTTCGGTCCAAGAAAGAATTCAAATTGCATTTATTGGACTCATGCTTGCCCTCCTGGTTGTGGTAGCAGGAGGATCAGTGTGGCAAACTATCAGGCGATTTGAGATCAAGAATAATCAAATGCTCTCAGAAAAAACCAAATCGGTGCTTATGGAGCTCGAACACAAAATTGGTTCTGAAAAAGAGCTTACTCCCGATATGGAAGAATACCTCACAAGCTTGCTCATGAAATTTTCAACGGTGTTTTATACCGATATTAATTTATATAATACCGAGGGCAGACTCATGGCTACCTCGCGTCCCGAACTGTTCGACAAGGGCTTATCAGGCCACCTGATGAACAGTCGTGGCTTTATTGAGCTAAGTAAAAATGGAGAGCTAGAATACATACATAGAGAGTCAATTGGTAAGTTGGAATATTTATCGGCCTATGTTCCACTTTATAATATGAATAACCATCTATTAGCCTACCTAAACATGCCCTACTTTGTTGGAACAAGTGAGTTACGAGAAGAAGTATCTGCACTGGTCATGGCCATCGTGAACTTCTACCTAATCTTTTTAATCGTAGTTATTGCTTTAACGGTGGTGGTTTCTCGAAGAATTACCCACCCCCTACTAGTGGTTCAGAGTAAACTAAGCCAATTAAAGCTAGGAGGCAAAAATGAGAAAATTGAATACAAAGGGAACGATGAGATTGGACAATTGGTGAAACAATACAATTGCATGGTGGATGAGATGGCTGCCAGTGCTGAAAAGTTAGCCAAATCAGAACGAGAATCTGCATGGCGTGAGATGGCTCGACAAATAGCTCATGAAATCAAAAACCCACTAACACCCATGAAATTGAGCATCCAATACCTGGAAATGGCCAGAAGAAACAACGATGCAAGCTTTGATGAAAAACTAAAACGTGTTTCTTCAACATTAATTGACCAAATTGATAAATTATCATCCATCGCATCAGAGTTCTCCAATTTTGCAAAGATGCCTATTGCCAAACGCAAACGGATAAATGTAGTGGAAGTTCTTATGCAATGCGTAACACTATTCGATAAATCTAAGGAAGTAAATATATGGGTAGACAAAAATGGAATCGAGGAATACTATATTTATGCTGACGGGGAACAATTAATCAGCGTTTTCAATAACCTCCTGCAAAACGCTATACAATCCATTCCCTCCAAAAGAAAAGGAGTAATTCATGTAAATTTAAAGCAAGATGAAAGGACAATCATCATCCAAATAAAAGACAATGGAAAAGGTATATCGGAAGTAGCACAGGAAAAGTTATTCATTCCCAATTTCACCACCAAATCATCTGGCATGGGACTTGGCTTGGCCATTGTTAAAAACATTGTTAAAAACTCACAAGGAGATATTTGGTTCGAAACCCAAGTTGATAAGGGTAGTACCTTTTACGTTCGCTTTCCCATTTACGAATGA
- the rlmH gene encoding 23S rRNA (pseudouridine(1915)-N(3))-methyltransferase RlmH: MKIILVLIGKTDESYLNTGIKKYLDRLIHYIPFEMKVIPDLKNTKNMTEEQQKNKEGELILQQIQPGDEMILLDEGGKIFSSREFASFMEQKLLRGLKRLVFVIGGPYGFSNNVYHKANGKVSLSKMTFSHQMVRLIFAEQIYRAMTILKNQPYHHD, translated from the coding sequence ATGAAAATAATATTAGTTTTAATAGGTAAGACCGATGAGTCATACTTAAACACAGGAATCAAGAAATATTTGGATCGTCTTATTCATTATATACCTTTTGAGATGAAGGTAATACCAGATTTGAAGAATACCAAAAACATGACCGAAGAACAGCAAAAAAATAAAGAAGGAGAGTTAATTCTTCAACAGATTCAGCCAGGTGACGAAATGATACTCCTGGATGAAGGAGGAAAAATTTTCTCTTCGAGAGAATTTGCGAGTTTTATGGAACAAAAGTTGTTACGTGGACTAAAAAGGCTGGTCTTTGTCATTGGCGGTCCATATGGTTTTTCAAATAATGTTTATCATAAGGCAAACGGGAAAGTATCTTTATCAAAAATGACATTCTCACATCAGATGGTGCGCCTGATTTTTGCTGAACAAATATACCGGGCAATGACTATTTTAAAAAACCAACCCTATCATCACGACTAA
- a CDS encoding DUF4783 domain-containing protein, translating into MNIQRSTSISGKIVVALFLMLSTAGHAQFPSAIVQATNAADADELSKYFNSKIELVLPEKTGVCSDAQAKLVLNEFFKKNPVTSFRVIHQGIRESSSFAIGKYQSGSTNYRFYFLTKNKDSKTYIHQLRIERQDD; encoded by the coding sequence ATGAATATTCAAAGATCAACATCCATCAGCGGAAAAATTGTTGTCGCGTTATTTTTGATGCTATCAACAGCCGGTCATGCGCAATTTCCTAGCGCAATAGTCCAAGCTACCAATGCTGCTGATGCCGATGAATTATCGAAATACTTCAACAGTAAAATAGAGCTGGTTTTACCCGAAAAAACAGGCGTATGTAGTGATGCGCAGGCAAAACTAGTATTGAATGAATTTTTTAAGAAAAACCCAGTGACAAGTTTTCGAGTGATTCATCAGGGTATTAGAGAGAGTTCATCCTTTGCTATTGGAAAATATCAAAGTGGTAGTACCAATTATAGGTTCTATTTTTTAACCAAAAATAAGGACTCAAAAACCTATATTCACCAATTAAGAATTGAACGACAAGATGATTAA
- the nadC gene encoding carboxylating nicotinate-nucleotide diphosphorylase produces MIKEEVLNGIIDKAIREDVGDGDHSSQACIPKTALGKAQLLVKEEGIIAGVDIAQKVFRKFDPNMAIEVFVTDGAVVKPGDIVFKIEGKVLDILKAERLVLNIMQRMSGIATRTNIYVQKLAGLKTKVLDTRKTTPGLRELEKLAVKIGGGVNHRMGLFDMIMLKDNHIDYAGGIEKAIGAVHQYLKEKGKDLKIEVEVRDFAELEEVMRVGGIHRIMLDNFSPQDTQKAVELINGKFETESSGGITLDTLRSYAECGVDFISVGALTHHIKSLDLSLKAL; encoded by the coding sequence ATGATTAAAGAAGAGGTGCTTAATGGCATTATAGATAAGGCTATCCGAGAGGATGTAGGGGATGGAGATCACTCCTCACAAGCATGTATTCCTAAAACGGCTTTAGGTAAAGCTCAACTGCTGGTGAAAGAGGAGGGGATCATAGCAGGAGTGGATATAGCACAAAAGGTGTTTAGAAAATTCGACCCTAATATGGCTATTGAGGTGTTTGTTACAGATGGTGCAGTTGTAAAACCCGGAGATATTGTTTTTAAGATAGAAGGAAAAGTGCTTGATATCCTTAAAGCTGAAAGACTGGTTCTGAATATTATGCAGCGTATGAGTGGTATTGCCACACGTACAAATATTTACGTACAGAAATTGGCAGGTCTAAAAACAAAAGTACTGGACACCAGAAAAACAACACCCGGATTGAGAGAGTTAGAGAAGCTGGCTGTTAAAATAGGAGGTGGTGTAAACCATCGAATGGGTTTGTTCGATATGATTATGTTGAAGGATAACCATATTGACTATGCTGGCGGAATAGAAAAAGCCATTGGAGCAGTGCATCAATATCTAAAAGAAAAAGGCAAGGATTTAAAAATTGAAGTGGAGGTGAGAGATTTTGCAGAACTGGAAGAGGTAATGCGTGTGGGCGGAATTCATCGTATCATGCTGGATAATTTTAGCCCCCAAGATACACAAAAGGCAGTGGAACTCATCAATGGTAAGTTTGAAACAGAATCATCAGGTGGTATAACCCTCGATACACTTAGAAGTTATGCTGAGTGTGGTGTTGATTTTATTTCAGTAGGTGCCCTTACGCATCACATAAAAAGTTTAGATTTAAGTTTAAAAGCACTATAG